A window from Mauremys reevesii isolate NIE-2019 linkage group 9, ASM1616193v1, whole genome shotgun sequence encodes these proteins:
- the GPR119 gene encoding glucose-dependent insulinotropic receptor produces MDGFAFGVVLAVLASLIIATNILVAVALFRLIQKNGCTGLYFVFNLAVADFLVGITITGLVTDELSTHSHPPSKMFCILRMAFIISPSAASILTMIMVTFDRYLAIKQPFQYFRIMSGLVVGACIVGLWLAACFIGFLPVLVQGFQQTYEGKCTFFGVFRPTYMLTIFCIGFFPALFIFIYLYCDILKIASLHVQHIREVAQVGLSGNSPSPHNTSDMKAVRTVAILIGCFVLSWSPFFIASIVKTVCQKCLPYDVIERYLWLLGLCNSLLNPLIYAYWQKEVRLQIYQLCLCVKRKVFPLFHMESGPWVPNRGPVPIRAISHPQFQE; encoded by the coding sequence ATGGATGGCTTTGCATTTGGAGTGGTTCTTGCTGTTTTGGCCTCTCTCATTATTGCTACAAACATACTTGTTGCTGTTGCTTTGTTTCGGCTGATCCAGAAGAACGGCTGCACAGGGCTGTATTTTGTCTTTAACCTCGCGGTTGCAGACTTTTTGGTTGGCATCACAATCACCGGGCTGGTCACAGACGAGCTTTCCACACACAGTCACCCCCCATCGAAGATGTTCTGCATCCTGAGGATGGCCTTCATCATCTCCCCTTCAGCTGCCTCCATACTCACCATGATTATGGTGACTTTTGACAGATACTTGGCCATTAAACAACCTTTCCAGTATTTCCGAATCATGAGTGGCCTGGTAGTTGGTGCCTGCATTGTGGgtctctggctggctgcctgctttATTGGCTTTCTACCAGTACTAGTGCAGGGCTTTCAGCAGACCTATGAAGGGAAGTGCACTTTCTTTGGGGTCTTCCGACCCACATACATGCTCACCATCTTCTGTATCGGGTTCTTCCCAGCTTTGTTCATTTTCATTTACCTGTATTGTGACATCCTGAAAATTGCCTCTCTGCACGTACAGCACATCCGAGAAGTGGCGCAGGTTGGGCTGTCGGGGAACAGTCCTTCGCCTCATAACACCAGTGACATGAAAGCCGTGAGGACTGTGGCTATTCTCATTGGGTGCTTTGTGCTGTCTTGGTCCCCTTTCTTCATAGCTAGCATTGTGAAGACCGTGTGCCAGAAATGCCTCCCATATGATGTCATTGAAAGGTACCTATGGCTGCTGGGACTCTGCAATTCTCTGCTGAACCCGCTGATCTACGCCTACTGGCAGAAGGAGGTGCGGCTGCAGATCTACCAGCTGTGCTTGTGCGTGAAGAGGAAAGTTTTCCCTCTCTTCCACATGGAGAGTGGCCCTTGGGTTCCCAACAGGGGTCCAGTGCCAATTCGTGCCATATCCCACCCACAGTTCCAGGAGTGA